In Odontesthes bonariensis isolate fOdoBon6 chromosome 6, fOdoBon6.hap1, whole genome shotgun sequence, one genomic interval encodes:
- the prlhr2a gene encoding prolactin releasing hormone receptor 2a — protein sequence MEGTNSGCAAELNPQCVMHDISGNNTDPVFEVALQNVSSKRSAQFVGVELLQSFKLLIIPCYTLVALVGVFGNYLLLYVICRTRKMHNVTNFFIGNLAFSDMLMCATCVPFTLAYAFNPHGWVFGRFMCYLVYLIQPVTVYVSVFTLTAIGVDRYYATVHPLKKRISVLACTYLLSGIWLMSCGLVAPAVAHTYHVEFKNEGFTICEEFWMGQERERLAYAYSTLLITYVLPLSALSISYLCISVKLRNCVVPGHHTQSQAEAQRTRKRKTFRLVSLVVAAFGICWMPISVFNVLRDIDIDLIDKRYFLLIQLLCHLVAMSSSCCNPFLYAWLHDRFRAELRKMFTCRRRIGISANKCATASVVL from the exons ATGGAGGGCACAAACAGTGGCTGTGCAGCCGAGCTCAACCCCCAATGTGTGATGCATGACATCAGCGGGAACAACACGGATCCGGTGTTCGAGGTGGCGCTGCAGAACGTCTCCTCCAAGCGCAGCGCCCAGTTTGTGGGCGTCGAGCTGCTGCAGTCTTTCAAACTGCTCATCATCCCATGCTACACTCTTGTGGCTCTGGTGGGAGTCTTTGGCAACTATCTGCTTCTCTATGTCATTTGTCGCACCCGCAAGATGCACAATGTCACCAACTTCTTTATTGGAAACTTGGCTTTCTCTGACATGCTGATGTGCGCCACATGTGTCCCCTTCACTCTGGCCTACGCCTTCAACCCTCACGGCTGGGTCTTTGGCCGCTTCATGTGCTACCTGGTGTACCTAATTCAGCCAGTGACGGTGTATGTGTCGGTCTTCACTCTCACTGCCATCGGTGTGGACAG ATATTATGCCACAGTGCACCCACTGAAGAAGCGCATCTCAGTCTTGGCATGCACCTACCTTCTATCGGGGATATGGCTGATGTCCTGTGGTCTGGTGGCTCCGGCTGTGGCCCACACCTACCACGTGGAGTTTAAAAATGAAGGCTTCACCATCTGCGAGGAGTTCTGGATGGGTCAGGAGAGGGAGCGGCTGGCTTACGCCTACAGCACACTCCTTATCACCTATGTCCTGCCTCTGTCAGCTCTCTCCATCTCGTATCTCTGCATCTCAGTGAAACTGCGTAACTGTGTCGTACCCGGCCACCACACCCAGAGCCAGGCAGAGGCTCAGCGCACACGCAAGCGCAAGACGTTCCGGCTGGTGAGtctggtggtggcagcattTGGCATCTGCTGGATGCCCATCAGCGTGTTCAACGTTCTGCGGGACATTGACATTGATCTGATTGATAAACGGTACTTTTTGCTTATCCAGCTGCTCTGCCACTTGGTCGCAATGAGTTCATCTTGCTGTAACCCTTTCCTCTATGCCTGGCTGCATGACCGCTTCCGTGCTGAGCTCCGCAAAATGTTCACATGCCGCCGTCGCATTGGTATTTCAGCCAACAAGTGCGCCACTGCAAGTGTGGTTTTGTGA